One stretch of Nicotiana tabacum cultivar K326 unplaced genomic scaffold, ASM71507v2 Un00490, whole genome shotgun sequence DNA includes these proteins:
- the LOC107825271 gene encoding uncharacterized protein LOC107825271 isoform X1, with protein MAENPPSEGTRKLEEDGGPEDCYDSDDDLIMYADGRKMSIQLQKEYHRQVKESEGFDITLDLTLDAAIGAPIIPQRDKENKPKFVDLSQLAIATFNSQNLGYKVRICVKCYCVHFICCWDVVLYHLSSQGC; from the exons ATGGCGGAGAATCCTCCTAGTGAGGGGACGCGAAAATTGGAAGAGGATGGAGGACCAGAAGATTGCTACGATTCTGATGATGATCTTATTATGTATGCGGACGGTCGCAAAATGAGTATCCAACTTCAGAAAGAGTATCACAGGCAAGTCAAGGAGAGCGAG GGTTTTGATATCACTCTGGATTTGACTTTGGATGCTGCTATTGGGGCTCCAATTATTCCTCAACGGGATAAGGAGAACAAACCCAAATTTGTTGACCTCTCCCAGTTAGCCATTGCAACTTTCAATTCACAGAAT TTAGGCTACAAAGTACGAATTTGTGTAAAATGTTACTGTGTACACTTCATATGCTGCTGGGATGTGGTGTTATATCACCTTTCAAGCCAGGGATGCTGA
- the LOC107825271 gene encoding uncharacterized protein LOC107825271 isoform X2: protein MAENPPSEGTRKLEEDGGPEDCYDSDDDLIMYADGRKMSIQLQKEYHRQVKESEGFDITLDLTLDAAIGAPIIPQRDKENKPKFVDLSQLAIATFNSQNATKYEFV from the exons ATGGCGGAGAATCCTCCTAGTGAGGGGACGCGAAAATTGGAAGAGGATGGAGGACCAGAAGATTGCTACGATTCTGATGATGATCTTATTATGTATGCGGACGGTCGCAAAATGAGTATCCAACTTCAGAAAGAGTATCACAGGCAAGTCAAGGAGAGCGAG GGTTTTGATATCACTCTGGATTTGACTTTGGATGCTGCTATTGGGGCTCCAATTATTCCTCAACGGGATAAGGAGAACAAACCCAAATTTGTTGACCTCTCCCAGTTAGCCATTGCAACTTTCAATTCACAGAAT GCTACAAAGTACGAATTTGTGTAA